The Ancylobacter sp. SL191 nucleotide sequence CCGCTCACCACGCTCGCCGGCGAAAGACTGTTCGTCGACGGGCATGATGCGCGCGAGAGCGCCTATGACGCCTTCGCCGCCGCGCTGGGCCGCGACCGGCGGGAAATCGTCACCGCGGCGGATGCCGGGCGCGATGTCGCCGTCGCCCGCGTGCTGCCCCCGCCCGGCCCGTGGTCGGCGAGCGCCGGGGCGTGCCTGGGGCCGCTTGGCCTCGGCAAGGAGCTCGACGCGCTCTCCACCCTCGACCTCGCGCTGCGCGCGGTGGTGCCGGACGATCTCTCCAGCCCCATCGGTGTCGGCGCGCTGCTGGAAGGGCTGGGCGCCCGGCTTAACCGGCAGACCCATGCGCCGGTAAACCTCATCACCAATAATGGGCGGTTCCATACGGTGAGCGTCACCGGCCAGCGCGCGACCATCCGCGCCCGCGCCATCGTGCTCGCCGTGCCCGCGCCGGTGATCGCCGCCGGGGCCATCCGCTTCAACCCGGTGCTGCCGCCGCGCCTTCTCGCCGCCTTCCGCGCCTTCCCGGCCGGGGCGCTGGAGCAGGTGGCCTTCCTGCTGCCGGGCAACCCGCTCGGCCTCCAGCCGGACGAGCGTGTGCTCGCCACCCGGCCGGACGCGCTCGCTCCCACCGCGCGGCTGCGCGGGCGGGTGAACGGCACGGACCTGCATGTGCTGACCTTTGGCGGCACGCCGGCCCGGCAGATCGCCGAGAAGGGCGAGGCGGCGGCGCTGACGCTGGCCCGCGATTTCCTCACCCGCGCCTTTGGCGGCGGGGCGGGCGCCACGATCAGCGAGGTCGTGGCGTCGCGCTGGACCGGCGACCCGCTGATCCGCGGCGCCATCGCGAGCGCCATGCCCGGCCAGGGGAGCTTGCGGCGGCTGTTCACCGAGCCGGTGCAGAACCGCATTTTTCTGGCGGGCGAGTATGCCGCGCTGGAAGACTGGGGCACGCTGGCGGGCGCCTGGGCGTCCGGTGAGATCGCCGCCGCCAAGGCGCTGCGCGTGCTCGGCGACGGGCCAGCGTAAAGCCCCCACCCGCGCCACGCTCCCCGGACCAGCCGCGCGCCGCGCGGCGCCGATCCGGGGCCCAGGAGAGACTCCGGCGCAGCCGGCAAAACCCCTCGCATTCAAGAGCCAAAGAGTCTTTCGCTGGATCCCGGCTCGGCGCTCCGCCTGCGGCGTCGCTGGGCCGGGACACGGGGACGGCTACGGCCGGCCTAGGCCGCGCCCCTCGTCATCCCGGCCGCAGGCGCAGCCGGAGAGCCGGGACCGCTCCCCGAATGGCAGACGATCCCGGATCGGCCCTGCGGCCGTCCGGGATGACGGTCAGTCCTGCCGCATCACCCGCGCAGCGTGGCGCCGGTCTTCTTGGCGACATCGGCGACGATGCGGGTCGCGACCGCCTCGATCTCCGCATCGGTCAGCGTCTTCTCGCGCGGCTGGAGCGTCACGGAGAGCGCCACCGACTTCTTGTCGGCCTCGATCCCCGGCCCCTCATAGACGTCGAACACGTTCACCGCCGTGATGAGCTTGCGGTCGACGCCGGCCGCCGCCTTGACGATGTCGCCCGCCGCCACGCTGCGCGCCACGACGAAAGCGAAGTCGCGTTCCACCGGCTGGAAGGCCGCAAGGTCAAGCAGCGGCTTCACCCGCGTCGCCTTGGCCTTGGGCTCGGGAATGCGGTCGATCAGCAGCTCGAAGGCGACGAGGGGCCCATCGGCATCCAGAGCCTCCAGCACGGAGGGGTGCAGCTCGCCGAAATGGCCGATGGCGTTCGGGCCAAGGCGGAAGGTGCCGGAACGGCCCGGATGGAACCAGGCCGGGGCATCGGTCGAGATCTGCAGATTGGCCACCGGCGCGCCGCAGGCGGCGAGGAGGGCCAGCGCGTCCGCTTTGGCATCGAACGCATCGACGCTCGCCACCTTGCCCGACCAGTGCCGGCCGGCACCCGTGGGCTTGGCGGAGGCGCGGCGCAGGCCGGTCGCGGCGATGAACTGGTCCTGCGGCCGGTCGCCCTTGAAGATCTGCCCGACCTCGAACAGCGCCACATCGCCAAAGCCGCGATCGGCATTGGTCTGCGCCGAACGGATCAGCCCCGGCAGCAGGCTCGGGCGCATATCGGAGAGGTCGGAAGCGATGGGGTTGGCGAGCGCCAGCGCATCGCTGCCGCCGCCGAAAGCTTCCGCCTGCGCCTTCGGCACGAAGGACCAGGTGACGGCCTCGACGAGGCCGCGCGACGCCAGCGCGCGCTTGGCCTTGCGGGTGCGCAGCTGAAGGGTGGTCAGCACCGGCTTGCGGGCGGTCTCGTCGCGCGGGAAGGGCAGCGAGGGCACGCGGTCGAGGCCGGCGATGCGGATGACCTCTTCCACGAGATCCGCCTTGCCCTCGATGTCGCCGCGCCAGCTCGGCGGCGTCACGCGCACCGTGCCGCTGGTGCCTTCCACGGTGAAGCCGAGGCGGGTCAGCGTCGCCACTTGCTCGGCGTCATCCGCCACCAGGCCGGTCAGCTTCTCGGTGAGGCTGAGCGGGAACTCGATGATCCGCCTGGTATCGGGAATGGCACCCGCCAGCACGATCTCCGAGGGCTCTCCGCCGCACAGATCAAGGATGAGCCTGGTCGCCAGTTCGAGCCCCGGCACGGTGAAGGCCGGGTCGATGCCGCGCTCGAAGCGGAAGCGCGCATCGGAGTTCAGCCCGAGCTTGCGGCCGGTCTGGGCGATGTTGATCGGCTCCCACAGCGCGGATTCGACGAGCACGTCGACGGTGGATTCATCGCAGCCGGATTCCTCGCCGCCCATGACGCCGGCGAGCGATTCCACCGCCTTGTCATCGGCGATGACGCACATGGTCTCATCGAGCGCATAGGTCTTGCCGTCGAGCGCCAGCAGGCTCTCGCCCGCCACGGCGCGGCGCACAACGAGGTTGCCGTGGACCTTGCCGGCATCGAAGACGTGCAGCGGCCGATTGCGGTCGAAGGTGAGGAAGTTGGTGACGTCCACCAGCGCGTTGATGGGCCTGAGACCGATGGCGCGCAGCTTCGTCTGCAGCCAGTCCGGCGAGGGGCCGTTCTTCACGCCGCGAATGAGCCGCAGCGCGAAGGCCGGGCACGGGGCGCCCTCGGCAATCGTCACCGACACCGGGCACGGGAAGCTCCCCGCCACGGGCGCGATGGGCGTCTCGACCAGCGTGCCGACGCCGGCGGCAGCGAGGTCACGGGCGATGCCGAAAATGCCGAGCCCGTCGGCCCGGTTCGGCGTCACCGCGATCTCGATCACCGGATCGCCGAAGCCCGCCCAGTCGACATAGACCGCGCCCACCGGCGCATCGGCCGGCAGCTCGATGATGCCGTCATGGTCCTCGGAAAGCTGAAGCTCGGCAGCCGAGCACAGCATGCCCCGGCTCTCGACGCCGCGAATGGTGCCGACGCCGAGCGTGATGTCCTTGCCGGGAATATAGGTGCCAGGCGGGGAGAACACGCTCTTCAGCCCCGTGCGCGCATTCGGCGCGCCGCACACCACCTGCACCGGCTCGCCCGCGCCGGTATCGACCATGCAGACGCGCAGCTTGTCGGCGTTGGGGTGCTGTTCGGCGGAGACGACATAGGCGATGGAGAAGCCCTTGAGCTTGGCCGCCTTGTCCTCCACGCCCTCGACCTCGAAGCCGATGCGGTTCAGCGTGCCGGTGACATCCTCAAGCGTGTAGTCGCCGGACAGGTGCTCACGCAGCCAGGAGAGGGTGAATTTCATGATAGATACCGCCGATCTTTTCTACACACGCCTACGGTGAAAAAAACCAGATATTATTTGGGCAGCCACAGCAATAACTAAAGCGCCAACAGACCAGCTAAACATATTATACAATTGCTGTATATTATCAGATTGCTCTTGGAATTTCTCATCAATTCTTTGTTTTATATGCTCAATATCTTTGTTTAAAATAACTAATTCCATTGCTTTGGCTGGATTAGATATAATTATATCTTCCATATTTTTTATTTTTGATTTTAGCTCAACTACAGAATTGTTAATATCTACGATCAATACTTTTGTTCTGTCGTTATCTGGCAGATTTTCTACTTTAGATAGAAGATTGTCGATTCTATTAGAAATATCATTGTATTTACTTATTATCTCATTTGACTGCTCTTCAAATGCCCTATTTACCTTGTCGGCATTATCAATCGTATTGTCCAAATTTTTTAACGTTGAAAAAAAGAACGGCGCTATTGTTGCCAATGCAAAAACAATGGCCACAGAAGAAATAAATGGCGCCATAAAATCAAAAAGGCGGACCAAAGGTCTGATAATATTATAACGCTCTGAAGACATGCATCAACCTATCAAGCCAAGAGCCCTAACGTTCCGCTTGTTCATATGCACCGACATCGCAGGCCTACCGGTAGCCCTTCTCGTCCGCCCCCTCGCCCGACCAGGCGAGAGCCTCGTCATCGGCGGCGACCAGGAATTCGATGCCGACATTGCGCTTCTTGCCGACATCCTCCGGCGCGATGCGGTAATCGCGGATCTTGCCCTGGCGGTAGGACATGTCCGCGCGCGACTTGTGCAGCGCGAGCTTGGCGCCGGCCTCGACGGCCTTGATCGCGTCGTCCTCGGGCACGATCCAGAAGCCCGTCCAGAAGAAACGCTCGCCATCGGCGGTGACGCCGCGGTCGTTCTCGCAGACGAAGTGGAGTTCGCGCACGCCACCGCGGGTCGTGCGCGTGACGGCGGATGGCTTTGATGCACCGGAGGCCGTGCGCCCCGAGGAAGCGCGGGCGGTGGGGCTACGGGTGGCGGGGCCGCGCTCGTCCAGCACCTCCTGGCACAGGGCGGCAAGGTCCGCGACGCCGCGCGCCTCGGCATTGGCGAGGAGCTGCTTGATCTGGGATGTCTCCATCCCGCGCAGGCGTTCGGTCGACCAGACGGGGGGCTTGATCACGCGCTGAGGCCCCCGGCGAGGGTCGGGAAGTCGAGCGGGCGGAAGCCGTAATGGGCGAGCCAGCGCGCATCCGCCTCGAAGAAGGCGCGCAGATCCGGCATGCCGTATTTCAGCATGGCGATGCGGTCGATGCCCATGCCCCAGGCGAAGCCCTGATACTCATCCGGGTCGAGCCCGCAATTGCGCAGCACATTCGGGTGGACCATGCCGCAGCCGAGGATTTCCAGCCAGTCCGAGCCCTCGCCGAAGCGGATCTCACCGGGGCGGGAGCGGTCGCACTGGATGTCGACCTCCATGGACGGCTCGGTGAAGGGGAAGAAGGACGGGCGGAACCGCATCTTCACATTATCGACCTCGAAGAACGCCTTGCAGAACTCCTCGAGGATCCACTTCAGGTGGCCGAGATTGGAGCCCTTGTCGATGACGAGGCCCTCGACTTGGTGGAACATCGGCGTGTGGGTCTGGTCGCTGTCCGAGCGATAGGTGCGGCCGGGGCAGATGACGCGGATCGGCGGCTTCTTGGACAGCATGGTGCGCACCTGCACCGGGGAGGTGTGGGTGCGCAGCACGAGGCGCGAGCCATCCTCCTTGGTGGGCAGATAGAAGGTGTCGTGCATCTCGCGCGCCGGATGCCCCTCGGGGAAGTTCAGCGCGGTGAAATTGTGGAAGTCGTCCTCGATGTCGGGCCCCTCGGCGACCGAGAAGCCCATATCGGCGAAGATGGCGGTGAGTTCGTCGATGACCTGGCTGATCGGGTGAACGCGGCCGAGTTCGGCGCTCGCCTCGCGCACCGGCAGACTGACATCGACGCGCTCGGTCTCCAGCCGCTTCGCCAGCGCGGCGGCCTTGAGGTCGGCGCGGCGCGCGGTGAGGGCGCCGTTCAGCCGGTCCCGCAGGCCGTTGATCGCCGGGCCGGCGCTCTTGCGCTCGTCCGGGCTCATGCCGCCGAGGCTCTTCAGCAGCTCGGAGACCGAGCCCTTCTTGCCGAGCGCGGCGATGCGCACCGCCTCCAGCCCCGCCTCGTCGGCGGCGGCCGCGACGGCGGCAAGAAGCTCCTGCTCCAGCGTGGCAAGGTCGGGAAGCGTGGCGACGGACATGGCGGATCCTCGAAACTGGGCGACGTCATCCCCGGTTTGGGCCGGGGATCCACGCCTTGCGGGCGCGGACGACAGGCAGGAGTGGCCGGGCCAGGCCCGACCATGACGGCGTAAAGCGGGGACGATCAGGCGCGCTTATAGCCGGACGCGTTTGAGCCGCAAAGCCACGCGATGCAGCAAGGCCGCATGAACGCGAAAAGCCCCAACGCTTGCGCGCGGGGCTTCCCAGATTTCGGTCCCGACAGAGACGGGAAGGTCAGGCGGCCTGCTTTTCCAGCGCGGCCTTGGCCTGCTCGACCAGCGCCGCGAAAGCGGCGGGCTCGTGGATGGCGATATCCGAGAGCACCTTGCGGTCGACCTCGATCCCGGCCTTGCCGAGACCGTCGATAAACCGGCCATAGGTGAAGCCGAGCTCGCGGGTGGCCGCGTTGATGCGCTGGATCCAGAGCGCGCGGAAATTGCGCTTCTTCACCTTGCGGTCGCGATAGGCGTACTGCTGCGCCTTCTCGACCGCCTGCTTCGCGACGCGGATGGTATTCTTGCGGCGGCCGAAATAGCCCTTCGCCGCCTTGAGCACTTTCTTGTGCTTGGCGTGGGAAGTTACGCCGCGCTTGACACGTGCCATGGGATTTTCTCCTGGTCCTGGCTAAGGCTGGCGTCAGCCGTTGGGCAGATAGAACTTGCGAACATTGAAGGCATCACGCTCGGACATGACCGTGGTGCCGCGCTGATCGCGGATCTGCTTGTTGGTGCGCTTGATCATGCCATGGCGCTTGCCCGCCTGGGCCATGATCACCTTGCCGGTTCCGGAGAGCTTGAAGCGCTTCTTCGCTCCGGACTTGGTCTTCATCTTGGGCATTTGGCTCGATCTCCACGGCCGGCGACGCTCCCGCTGAGGAGAGGTTCCGGCTCAAGCTAGTGTGAGCATTCGAACCGCCACGGCAGCCCTAGTGGCCGGGCAGTTCGGGAAGGTCGCACCCTCTACAGGAGCGGACCGATTATTTCAAGTGTGCGACGGCACCGCGATGCGCAAACCCGGACCTCGCGGCCCGGGCCTGCCCTGTCAGCCCCTCACAAGGGGGCGTCGATCCTTCCAGCACGGCTCAGTTGTCGCACATGGACAGCTTCGGGTTACGCTCGCAGGGGCTGCCGCCCTGCTGCTGGCGCGGCTGCTGGCCCTGAGGCGGGTTGCGCGGCGGACGCTGCTGCTGTTGCGGCGGCGGCGCGGAAGGCTGCGGCTGGGCGCGCGGCGGGCGCTGCTGCGGCGGCTGCGCCTGCGGCGGAGGACCGCCCTGCGGCGGACGCTGCTGAGGCGGCTGTCCCTGCGGCGGGGGGCCACCCTGCGGCGGGCGTCCGTTCCAGTTGCCCTGCGGCGGCGGGCGATAGCCCGGCCCGCCATAACCGGGCCCCCCGTAACCGGGACCACCATAGCCGGGTCCGCCATAGCCAGGACCGCCGTAACCGGGTCCGCCATAGCCGGGACCACCCCAGCCACCGGGCGGGGGCGGACGGTAGCCCGGACCGGGCGGCGGACCATAGCCGGGACGCGGCGGAGGCGAGCCCCAGCGGTCATAGCTCGAATACCAAGACCGGCCGCGATAATAGCGGCCCCAATAATCGCCGAAGCTGAAGGCAACGATGGGCACACCGACGGTCGGGGCATAGGGCACGAACTCCACCCGCCGTCCGCCATAGTCATATTCGAGGTAGCGCGCCGCGATCCAGCCGCGGGCGCCGCGCCAGTCCACGTCACACCAGCTGTAATCGTCGAGACAGCCATAGATGCCGAGCGGCGTGCCGCCCTCAAGCACCACCACCACCGGATAGCCGGTGCTGGGGCCCGCCCGCAGATTGACGTCAGTGGTGACGAATCCCCGCTGCTGGGCGAAAGCCGACCCGCCGAGCGCCAGCAGCAGGAAAGCTGCGCCCGCCAAAACCCTCTTCATCTGAAATCTCTCCCAACGTTGCATAAGCCTACAACGCCGACCGGGGATTAAAGGAGCCCTGCTCTGGGGCGGAATCGTGTTCGCGCAAGGGCAGGCCTGCGCCGGGGCGCGATTCTTCCAACTCCACGCTCCTAGCGCGAGCGTGGCGCGGGGAAAAGCCGCCGCGCCTCCCTTTGCGGCACGTTGATTGTGGCGGGCGAAGCGGACAGGATGCGCGCCATCCGTTACCGGACCCGCCCGGCGCCTTGCGCCCTCCCCGCCTTCCTCGCCCGGAACATCGCCTCCATGTCGTTCGGCACGCTGTTCGAAGCCTTCCTGCTTGGCCTTCTCGAAGGCTTCACCGAATTCCTCCCGGTCTCGTCCACCGGGCACATCCTGCTCGCCGGGCATTTCCTCGGCTTCGAGAGCCAGGGCAAGGTGTTCGAGGTGGTGATCCAGCTTGGCGCGGTGCTCGCCATCATCACCGTCTATTTCCAGCGTTTCCTCCAGGTTCTGGTCACGCTGCCCTCCAGCCCGCGCTCGCGCAATTTCGTGCTGGGTATCCTCATCGCCTTCCTGCCGGCGGCGGTGATCGGCGTGCTGCTCCACAGCTTCATCAAGGAAGTGCTGTTCGAGACGCCGGCGCTGATCTGCGTGATGCTGATCCTCGGCGGCATCGTGCTGCTCTGGGTCGACACGCTGAAGATCAAGCCGATCTATACCGACGCCATGGCCTTCCCGCCGCTGCTGGCGCTGAAGATCGGCTTCATCCAGTGCCTCGCCATGATCCCCGGCACCTCGCGCTCAGGCTCCACCATTGTCGGCGGGCTGCTGCTCGGCGCCAGCAAGCCGGCGGCGGCGGAATTCTCCTTCTTCCTCGCCCTGCCGACCATGGCCGGCGCCTTCGCCTATGACCTCTACAAGAACCGCAACCTCCTGAACGCCGATGACGCGCTGCTCATCGGCGTCGGCTTCGTCGCGGCCTTCATCTCGGCGGTGATCGTGGTGCGCGGCCTGCTCGCCTTCGTCTCCAAGCATGGCTACACGCCGTTCGGCTGGTGGCGCATCGCCGTCGGCGGCATCGGGCTGGTGGCGCTCGCCCTCGTCGGCTGATCCGGCACACCACATTGGCAACGAAAAAGCCGCCGGGAGGGCGCTCCCGGCGGCTTTTTATTGGTCAGGCGGGCGAACCGCTCAGGCGGCTTCCGGCCGCGTGAACTGGCCGGCCTTGCGGAAGCGCCAGAGATAGCCCGGCAGCACCGCGCCCAGCGCGGTCGGGGCGATGCCGAGACCCTCGAGCGTGCGCCCCTCGGCGATCGCCGCTTCCGACACCACATTGTCGACGCCGAGCAGCTTCACCTGGTCACGGGTCAGCATCGGGTTGGGCAGCAATTCGAGGAAGCGGGCCTGAATGCTCGCGAGCGCGGAGGGCAGCGGCAGCAGCAGGCGCTTGCGGCCGATCTCCTTGAGGGTGATTTCCAGAAGCTGCTTGAAGGTGAGCACTTCCGGCCCGCCGAGCTCATAGACCGTGCCCGCGCGCGCCTGCTCGTCCACCACCTTGGCAAAGGCGGCCGCAACATCGCCGACGAAGACCGGCTGGAACTTGCTGTGCCCGCCATCGATCAGCGGCAGCGCCGGCGCGAGACGCGACAGCGCGGCGAAACGGTTGAAGAAATTGTCCTCGGGGCCGAACACGATGGAAGGGCGCAGCACCACCGCGCCCGGCACCGCCTCGAAGGTCGCCGCCTCGCCCGCCGCCTTGGAGCGGGCATAGCTCGATTCGGAACCGGCATCCGCGCCGATGGCCGAGCCATGGACCAGCCGGGCGCCGACTTCCTTGGCCGCCAGCGCCACCTGCTTGGCGCCGAAGCTCTGCACCGCCTCGAAGCTCTGCCGGCCGCTCTCATGCAGGATGCCGACGAGGTTGATGACCACATCCGCCCCTTCGGCCGCGCGCAGCACCGAGGCGGGATAGCGCAGATTGGCCTGCACCGGCATGATCTGCCCGACCGCGCCGAGCGGCTGGAGATGGCCGGCAAGATCGGGCCGGCGGACGGCGACGCGGATGCGCCAGCCCTGCCGCGCCAGCGCGCGCACCACATGGCGCCCGACGAAGCCGGAGCCGCCATAGATGGTGACGAGCCGGTCCATCGGCGCGGCGCGGCGCGAAAGCTCGGCCTCGCTCTCCAGCGGCAATTCGTTGGCTTTGGCGGCGTCGACCATCTGGCGTTTCTCCCGGCCCGGCAAAAGGGATGCGCGACGATTACCGCGCCGCCGCGCGAGCGTCCAGCCGGCAGGTGTGCCCGGTCGACCAAATACAAGCACGAATAGCCGAGCTGTCTGTGCTGTCTGTGTTTGTACGGAGGATGATCACGCTCGGATGGCTTCCGCGGCTCAGTCGGTGCGTTAATCGTGACGCGACCCTTTCGCGCCTCCCCCGCCTCGAAATCCCCGCACAGGGCCGGCCCTGCGTCCTCCCCATGGCCGGCATGAGATTTCCTCAAATGAGGGCGGGACAGCGTGAAACCCACGTTGACAAGACAGATGCCACCCGACTATGTGTCGCCGCCATGCCGCAAGGCATAAGCCCAGGTGGCGGAATTGGTAGACGCGCTGGTTTCAGGTACCAGTGGGTAACACCGTGGAGGTTCGAGTCCTCTCCTGGGCACCATCTGACCCTTTTACCAAGGTCAGGCACTTCCGAAAAACGTTGAAAATGCTGGATTTCCCGAGCCGAGAGGTTCCGGGAGGATCCAGCTTTTTCCGTTGGAAGCCGGCACATTTGGGGGTATTTTTGGGGGTATCGCAGGAAAACCCCATCTGAGCCCGCCCCCATGGCGCTTACCGAGCTAGCCATCCGCGCCGCCAAACCCACCGCGAAGCCCTACAAGCTCGCCGACGGCGGTGGCCTCTACCTCCTGGTGAATCCGACCGGCTCACGCCTCTGGCGTCTGAAATATCGCGTCGGAGGGCGCGAAAAGCTCCTCGCCATCGGCCCCTATCCCGACGTGACACTCGCCAAGGCCCGCGAGCGGCGCACGGAGGCGCGACGGCAGCTTGCGGATGGCATTGACCCGTCCGCCCTGAAGAAGGAAACGCGGCAGAAGGCCAAGGCCGCCGTCACAAACACCTTCCGCGCTATCGCTGAGGAGCATCTGACCAAGCTAGAGCGCGAAGGCCTCGCCGACATCACGCTGAACAAGAGGCGGTGGCTTCTGGGTTTCGCCTATCCCAAGCTCGGCGAGCGGGACGTCGCCACCATCACAGCGAAAGAGCTTCTAGAGGTGCTCCGCACCATCGAGGAAACAGGGCGGCATGAGACGGCGCGACGGATGCGGGCCGCGCTCGGCGCCGTGTTCCGCTTCGCCATTGCCACCGCACGGGCGGAAAACGACCCTACCTTCGCCCTGCGCGACGCCCTGACGACACCGAAGGTCACGCACCGCGCGGCCGTGACGACTCCCAAGGGGCTTGGCGTGCTGCTTCGCGCCATCGACGGCTACGAAGGCCAGCCGGCAAGCGCCGCCGCCCTGCGTCTGCTTCCGCTGCTATTCCCGCGCCCCGGCGAGCTGCGGCTTGCAACATGGGCGGAGTTCGACCTCGACAAGGCCATATGGTCGATCCCGGCCGAGCGCATGAAGATGCGCCGTCCCCATCGCGTGCCGCTGCCGCCGCAGGCGCTCGCGGTCCTGCGCGATCTGCAACGCCTCACCGGCAACCAGACCTTTGTCTTTCCGGGCATCGGCGCCGGGCATAAGCCGATCAGTGAGAACACCCTGAATGGCGCGCTACGCCGGCTCGGCTTCTCCTCCGACGTTGCCACTGCTCACGGCTTCCGCGCCACCGCGTCGACGCTGCTGAATGAAAGCGGCCTCTGGAATCCCGACGCCATTGAGCGCCAACTTGCCCATGCCGAACGCAACGAAATTCGGCGCGCCTATACGCGCGGCGAGCACTGGGAGGAGCGCCTCCGCATGATGAACTGGTGGGCTGACTACCTCGACCGAATCAAATCATCAGCCGAAACAAAGGCCTAAACCACCGCATGTGGACAGCGCCGAGCCCCATGCCCGCTACATCTTGTTTGACGCTATAATACGCCTTCGGATTCCAATGATCGGTGGGCGTGAATGGCAAATCTCGAACATTGGGCGAAGGCGGACGCCCTCAACATCTACCAGATTGCGCTTCTCCTGGAGGAGATCGACCCCGCACCTCTGGAGCGGCTAGGGTATCAATGCCTCTCGGAGAGAACGCGCGATCAGACATCTGTCCATGTGGTAAACCTCAAGAACGCGGTGCTAACGGACAAGCTTCGTCCGGTGCTTCGCAGCTATGACAGTTTCGGCGATCACGATTGGACATTGACCCTAATCGGAACGCCGGAGCTGAAAGTTTGGCTCTGGACGCGAGACCTGCACGGAACTGTTTTCGGCGCCAGCGCGAAAACAAAGCCGCTTCTGTCAGCCTTCAGCCGCTTCTATGCGCAGAAGCTGGATGCCGCCGTCGCCGCATGGCAGGCAGTTACCTCGGAACCGCACCGGTTGCGCGGCAGATCCCCTAAGCAGGCGCTGGAAGGCTGGCTAACGGAGAACGCCAAGGAGTACGGCCTCCTGAACCGCGACGGGACGCCGAATCGAACCGGCATCGAGGAAATCGCCAAGGTAGCCAACTGGAATCAGAAGGGCGGCGCACCATCCACCCCTACCCTTCCGGCGGAACCCACCCCCTCCTTCGGTGGAACCTTCGGCAAGGTTCTGGCAAGCCCTCCCTTGGTTAGCGGGAACCTGGGGGATGATGACGACATACCCTTCTAGAGGCTCCGGCCGCTAAGCAGGCCCCTCCTTTAAGCCTTTGTAGGGCTGAAGTTTTCTACAATCTGCCCGGCTATTTTCGCCCGGCGCATCGGCTCATGTTCCGTTTATGTTCCAACGAACGGAGACGGACGCCATGAGCGCCATTAAGACCGAGACGACCGCGACCACCGCCCGCGCCACGCTGATACGGCTGGAGCAGGTCAAGGCCCGCACCTGCCTGAGCCGCAGCACCATCTATGCCTATATGCGCGAGGGCCGCTTTCCCGAGCCTATCGCCCTTTCCGACCGCTGCGTCGCGTGGATCGAGAGCGAAATCGACGCCTGGATCGCCGAGCGCATCGCCAGCCGCCGGAGCGCCTGAGCGGATGCCGGCGCGGATGAAACGGCCGCAGCGACGCCTTCCCGTTCAGCGGGTAAAGCAGGCCGCCACCTATGACGTCGCCGAGATCGCCCGCCTTCTCGGTAGCCACCGCAACACGGTGCGGCGGTGGCTGAAGGACGGACTCCAGCCCATCGACGACGCACGCCCCGTCCTGGTACGCGGCGCCGAGCTGAAGGCATTCCTGACCGAACGGCAGAAGGCGCGACGGCAGACCTGCGCGCCGGACGAATTCTTCTGCTTCCGCTGCCGCGCGCCGCGACGGCCCGCCGCCGGCATGGTGGATGTGAGCCACCGCACCGCGACCGTCGTCGCCCTCGCTGGCCTGTGTGCCACCTGCGGCACATCCGTGCACCGGACGATACGCCGCGCGGCGCTGCCGTCGCTGGCTGAAACCTACGACCTTCAGACGCTGGCACCGGAGAGACTGAACGGGTGTTCCGCCCCCAGTCTGAATGGTGATCGAAAAGGAGGTTAGACGATGGCTCGGATCAATGCCGGCAACGAACGCCTGAAACGTGAGTATATTCATTTTCTGAAGGACGCGCGAGGCAAGAGCGAGGCGACCCTCGACATGGTGCGCAAGGCGCTCGTGCGCTTTGAGTCCAGCACCGGCTGGCGCGACT carries:
- a CDS encoding helix-turn-helix domain-containing protein; its protein translation is MKRPQRRLPVQRVKQAATYDVAEIARLLGSHRNTVRRWLKDGLQPIDDARPVLVRGAELKAFLTERQKARRQTCAPDEFFCFRCRAPRRPAAGMVDVSHRTATVVALAGLCATCGTSVHRTIRRAALPSLAETYDLQTLAPERLNGCSAPSLNGDRKGG
- a CDS encoding complex I NDUFA9 subunit family protein is translated as MDRLVTIYGGSGFVGRHVVRALARQGWRIRVAVRRPDLAGHLQPLGAVGQIMPVQANLRYPASVLRAAEGADVVINLVGILHESGRQSFEAVQSFGAKQVALAAKEVGARLVHGSAIGADAGSESSYARSKAAGEAATFEAVPGAVVLRPSIVFGPEDNFFNRFAALSRLAPALPLIDGGHSKFQPVFVGDVAAAFAKVVDEQARAGTVYELGGPEVLTFKQLLEITLKEIGRKRLLLPLPSALASIQARFLELLPNPMLTRDQVKLLGVDNVVSEAAIAEGRTLEGLGIAPTALGAVLPGYLWRFRKAGQFTRPEAA
- a CDS encoding SH3 domain-containing protein, with the protein product MKRVLAGAAFLLLALGGSAFAQQRGFVTTDVNLRAGPSTGYPVVVVLEGGTPLGIYGCLDDYSWCDVDWRGARGWIAARYLEYDYGGRRVEFVPYAPTVGVPIVAFSFGDYWGRYYRGRSWYSSYDRWGSPPPRPGYGPPPGPGYRPPPPGGWGGPGYGGPGYGGPGYGGPGYGGPGYGGPGYGGPGYRPPPQGNWNGRPPQGGPPPQGQPPQQRPPQGGPPPQAQPPQQRPPRAQPQPSAPPPQQQQRPPRNPPQGQQPRQQQGGSPCERNPKLSMCDN
- a CDS encoding undecaprenyl-diphosphate phosphatase; the encoded protein is MSFGTLFEAFLLGLLEGFTEFLPVSSTGHILLAGHFLGFESQGKVFEVVIQLGAVLAIITVYFQRFLQVLVTLPSSPRSRNFVLGILIAFLPAAVIGVLLHSFIKEVLFETPALICVMLILGGIVLLWVDTLKIKPIYTDAMAFPPLLALKIGFIQCLAMIPGTSRSGSTIVGGLLLGASKPAAAEFSFFLALPTMAGAFAYDLYKNRNLLNADDALLIGVGFVAAFISAVIVVRGLLAFVSKHGYTPFGWWRIAVGGIGLVALALVG
- a CDS encoding tyrosine-type recombinase/integrase, which gives rise to MALTELAIRAAKPTAKPYKLADGGGLYLLVNPTGSRLWRLKYRVGGREKLLAIGPYPDVTLAKARERRTEARRQLADGIDPSALKKETRQKAKAAVTNTFRAIAEEHLTKLEREGLADITLNKRRWLLGFAYPKLGERDVATITAKELLEVLRTIEETGRHETARRMRAALGAVFRFAIATARAENDPTFALRDALTTPKVTHRAAVTTPKGLGVLLRAIDGYEGQPASAAALRLLPLLFPRPGELRLATWAEFDLDKAIWSIPAERMKMRRPHRVPLPPQALAVLRDLQRLTGNQTFVFPGIGAGHKPISENTLNGALRRLGFSSDVATAHGFRATASTLLNESGLWNPDAIERQLAHAERNEIRRAYTRGEHWEERLRMMNWWADYLDRIKSSAETKA
- a CDS encoding helix-turn-helix transcriptional regulator is translated as MSAIKTETTATTARATLIRLEQVKARTCLSRSTIYAYMREGRFPEPIALSDRCVAWIESEIDAWIAERIASRRSA